The DNA region TCGCTCGCCGCGTTGCGCGCCGGCACCCCGGAATCGGGCCCGACCGCGCTGGTGTTCCGCACCGGCTGCACCTACCGGCAGCGTCTCGAGCAGGTGTTCGCCGAGTTCGGCTGGCCGTCGGCGGCTCGTTTCGAGCTCGGCACGCTCGACGGCATGATCGGCTGCGTCGCCGCCGACATGGGCGTGACGCTGCTGCCGCGCGCCGTGGTCGAGCGCGACCACGTCCAGCGCGACGTCACCATTCACAAGCTCAAGGCGCAGCACGCGCGCGTCGAGACGCTGTTCATCCAGCGCCGCACCGCGCATCAGTACAGCGCGCTGGCCGGATTTGCCGCCTGCCTCGGCGGCGACGACCGTGTGATCGCCGCCTGAGGCGGCAATCGGGTCTCCAGCAGCGATCATCTGGTCAAAAACAGGTTGATCTCGTCGAAGAACCGGGCTGTGGCGGGTTCGTGCTTCAGAAAGAGGTGATTGCGTCCTGGAAGCGCGACGAAACGCGCGCCCGGGATCGCGGCCGCCATGTGACGCCCCGCATCGATCGGGACCATGAGATCGTCGCGCACATGCATCACCAGCGTCGGCACCCGAAGTTGCGGGAGCAATTCGCGCACATCGAGATTTCCAACCGCGTCAAAGTACCGAGCCGCGCATTCCGGCGACGTGGTCTTGCGTTGAAGGTCGTTGAACCAATCAGCCTGCTCCTTCGTGGCCTCCGGGATGAATTGCGAGGTGAACATCTGCCGGAACGCCGGGTCATCCGTGCCCCAGCCAAGGCGCATCAAGGTGCCCATCGCCTTGCGCTTCTCGTGCTCCTGAGGCGATCGCTTGGCACCACCCAGCGCAAAGCCACCGTACAGGATCAAATGAGACAGGCGCTCCGGATGCCGCGCCGCATAGGCAACGGAAATCGCACACCCCTGCGACACGCCCAAGAGCGGAAAGCGCTCCATCCCCATGGCGTCGACCACGGTTTCCAGATCGCTGACCCACGCGTCGAGTGACAGTTCATCGACATCCCAGTCCGATAACCCGTTACCTCGCGCGTCGTATCGAACCAGCGTGTGATCTTTCGCCAATCCCTCCAGCAAATGATGCCAGATCGGGCTCTCCCAATCGTATTCGAGGTGGTTCATCCAATTCGCCGCCTTGACCAGAGGCGACCCCTGCCCCACCGAGGCGTAGGCAAGGCGCACCCCATCGGGCGCCCGGCAATAATTGATGTCCTGCGTCAGGCTGACGGAACTGAAATTGACCGAGAAGACCTCGACGGGCTTGGCGATGTTCTTAAGGTTGCGAAACCCCATCTTCTCGCAAGTGAACGAAAGCCTCTCGACCAAATGATCGCGTGCCTGGCGTGAAATGCAGATTCCGCCTGGTTCGGCGATCCCCTCGAGCCGCGCGGCAATGTTGACGCCATCGCCATAGATGTCGTCATCCTCGATCATGATGTCGCCGAGATTGATGCCGATGCGAAATTCGATCCGCTTGTCGACATTGACCCGCGCGTTCCGCTCGCTCATGCCGCGCTGCACTTCGACGGCGCATCGCACCGCATCAACCACGGAGGCGAACTCGACCAGCACGCCGTCTCCGGTCGACTTGACGATACGACCCCGGTGTTCCCAGATCTTTGGATCGAGCAATGCCTGGCGATGCCCCTTCAGTTGGGCGTGCGTGCCTTCCTCGTCGATGCCCATCAGGCGGCTGTAGCCGGCCACATCTGCAGCCAGAATTGCCGCAAGCCTGCGCTCCAAGATGCGTCCTCCGATAGTCGTCCGTTACCGTCCACGAACTTCAGAAGCCGTCAGCTTTCCAGCCTCCCGGGAGGCTGGACCAAACATAATCGCGCTGCGCCGCCGAGTAGAGCAGCAAAGATCGGCGGCGACAACGTCCTAAAGCCTGATGTCGTCGACCGTCTCGATCAGGCGCGGCCCGACGGCGGTGGCCTCGTGGGTATCGGCCGAACCGAGATTGCCGAAATCGAGCTTGGTCAGTTTCGTCAGGTCCGCGATCGAGACCTGGAAGACCTTGACGTCCGCCTCCGACAGCTTCTCCTGGATCCGGCTGATGTCCATGATCAGGTCGCGCTGGCTCATCAGGAACGCGGCGCACTTCAGGCCGCCATTGTCGTCGTCCTCGGTGATCAGGATCTTCCAGAAATATTTCGGGATCTGCACGCCGCCGAATCTCGGATCCTTGTGCGGCTTGCCGGCCGGACTGGGCAGGTCACTGCCATCGGCGTCGGGCCCGTCGAACACCGGCCCGTTCATGACGATGCCCTTCTTCTCGTCCTTGAGCAGCACGTCGCGCGTGTAGTCCTCGAGCCCGGCCCACAATTGCTTGCCCTGGTTGAAGCGGAAGAACTGCGGCGAGCAATTGGTGAAGTGGAAGGAATCGTCGCCGTGCTCCTTGGCCTCATCAACCGTATCGCCCCAGGTGGCGTCGAGGCGGCGAACCAAATGGCCGCGATCGAACGGATTGTCGCTGCGGTCGGCTTCGAAGGTCGATTGCTTCTTGTAGAACTCGTCGCCGACCTGGAATTCGGCGTCGATGCGCGGATCGCGCAGCCACGAATCGCCTTCGCGCTTGCCGACATCCTGCTGCTTGCCGCCGTCGATATTGACGCAGCTGAAGAAGGCGAGCTTGCGCTCCTTGTTCATCACCACGCTGTAGTTGAAGTACTTCAACTCGGACTGCCCGCCCTTCAGCGTCGCCACCTTCGACTTGAGTGCGGCCGGCAGCTTCGGCAGCGCTACCGACAGCTTGCCACTGCCGATGAAATTGGGCTTGTAGCCGGGGCGCGAGCCGAGCGTGGTCTGGTCGATATGGACCGCCTCCATCACCATGCCCGTGGCGATCCCGACCTATCCCGACCTGCGGTCCGGCAGGGATGATCGCAGGCATCGTGGCCGGAGACGGCGGTGCCGAAGGCGGCGCCTGTCGCTTGATCACGGGCATGGGAACGCGGATCGGCACCACCAGCGTGGTCGCATCGTCAGTCTGCTCCAGCCACACATTCGAGCCGTAGACGGGCGCAAGCAGCCCGAGGGTCTCGCGCCCCGGCGACGGCGCGGGCGGTGGAGGCGGCGGCGGCGCCTGCTGATCGAGCACCGGCTTGATCAGCGGGTTCGAGCCGACCGCGACCTTGAGGTCGGCGACGATCGAGCTGACGCGGACGCCCTCGTTGGCGACCCAGTCGATCGACGTCTCGTCCATCGAGGTGTCCCACACCTTGCCTTCCGTGGTCAGGATGTGGCCGGCCGAGTCCTTCTTCGGGACGCCGCTGTGGTGAAGCGCGATCACCTGCCAGAACCGGTTGAATGCGGGGGAACCGGACGAGCCACCCGTGGTGTCCGTCTTGTACCAGACGTAGTCGCCGACATATTGCAGCAATTTGTTCTCGCGGACGCAGACCTGCTTGAGCTCGCCGCCCGGATGCTGAACGATGGTGAGATATTCGCCCGGATCGCCCTTGCCCGGCTCGCCGCTCAGCGGCAGCCATCCCCATTCGGTCAGATCCCTGTCGCCGGTCAGTGATTTCGGGCCCACGGCGACGATCGAATAATCCAGCTTGATATTGGTGTAGAAGAACCGTCCGGGCTCGAAGCCGAACCTGACCGCTGGGCGCTCCATGCCGGCGACATCGAGCTCGTAGTCGAAATCGGCAATCGAGGTTGCGGCGTCGCCGGGACCGCCGAACACATGATGATTGGTCATCAACAGGCCGGGCCCGATCAGGAAGCCGGACGCGTAACCGATCAGATTGGCGCGCGCATCCTTGAGCTGGATGCGGCAGACCGAACGCGACGCCAGCATGCCCTTGGCCAGATAGTTGATGCTGTCGAGATCATTGCCCTCGATGATCCGTTCCAGTCCGATCTGGACCGCCTGGACGTCGTCGGTTTGCTGCAGCAGTTGCCGCTGCCGCATCTGCTTCTTTTCAGGCGACAGCTTGAGCGGGCCGTCGCCCAGCTTCTTGTCCAGAGCGGTCGGTGAAATATCGGCCTGCTTGAGGCGTTGCTCCGAGGCGGCGATGAGGGTCGGTTTGATCAGCATGATGCTCTCCGCTCAAAAATGACAAAAGAATATTTCGCGCCGGATCGGCGAAGCGCGCGTCCGTAAATTCGCATGATCGAAATGGATCGGCTGTTGCCGGGGCCACAACCTGAAGGAATATTCTATTTCACGTTCGCTCTTGTCGAGAACAGATTCCGATGAAGGAAACGCGACATCCGGAACGACAATTTGCCGCACCGGTGGCACGCGTGCTAAGCGCTTGCGCCATGCCTGCCCCCATCCTTCCCCTGATCGAAGCCGCCCCGCTCTGGCCCGCGCGCGGCGCGCTTGTTGGCCTCGATCTTGGCACCAAGACCATCGGCGTCGCGGTCTCCGATCCGGATCGGCGGCTCGCGACCGGCGTCGAGACCGTCAAGCGCAAGGCCTTCAAGGCCGATGCGGCGCGGCTGCTTGCGATCGGCGCCGAGCGCAACGCCGTGGGCTTCGTGCTCGGCCTTCCCATCAACATGGACGGCAGCGAAGGGCCCCGCGCGCAATCGACCCGCGCCTTCGCCCGCAATCTCGCCGGCCTCACCGCGCTTGCGATTGCGCTGTGGGACGAGCGGCTCTCGACCGCGGCGGTGGAGCGCGAGCTGATCGGGATGGATGTCAGCCGCGCCAGGCGCGCCGAGGTGATCGACGAGCACGCCGCGATCTTCATCCTGCAGGGCGCGCTGGACCGGCTGGCCAAGCTCTCCGGAGACCGCTGAGCATGGCCGTGGTGATCGCGGCGCTGCTGCCGGTGTTTCTGTTGATCGTGCTCGGCGTCATCCTGCGGCGCACGCTGATGCGGCTCGACACCCAATGGCACGGGCTCGAGCAGCTCACCTACTATGTGCTGTTCCCCGTCCTCCTGGTGCAGACGCTGGTGAAGGCGGACCTGACCAGCGTGCCGATCGCGGGCGTCGGCGGCGCGCTGCTGCTCGCGGCGCTGGCGATGTCCCTGCTCTGCCTCGCGCTCCGCCCGACGCTCGCACGCGCCGGCGTCGACGGCCCGGCCTTCACCTCGATCTTCCAGGGCGCGACCCGCTGGCAGACCTATGTCGCGCTGTCGGTGTCGGGCAATCTCTATGGCAAGGCCGGGCTCGCGCTCGCCTCGGTGGCGATGGTCGCGATCATCCCGATGGTCAACGTGTTCAGCGTCGCCGTGCTGGCGCATTACGCGTCGAAAGAGAAGCGGTCGCCGGGCGCGATCGCGATGACGGTGGTGAAGAACCCGTTGATCTGGGCCTGTGGCATCGGCCTCGCCATCAACCTCGCCCACCTGCCGCTGCCAAAACTCTGGCACGACGTCGCCGATGCGCTCGGCGGCTCGTCACTGGCGATCGGCCTGCTGGTAACCGGCGCCGGCCTGCGTCTGAAGGGCATGTTCCGCCCGAGCCTCGCCGCCAGCGTCGCGCTGGTCCTGAAGCTGGTCGTGATGCCGGTGCTCACGGTTGCGCTCGCGGTGTGGTTCGGCGTCACCGGCGCCAATCTCGCGATCGTCACCGCCTGCGCGGCGGTGCCGACCTCCCCGTCGGCCTATGTGCTGGCCCGCCAAATGGGCGGCGACGCCCCGCTGCTCGCCCAGATCATCACGCTGCAGACGATCCTGGCCGCGATCACGATGCCGATCGCGATTGCGGCGGCCGCAAGCTACTGATTTTTCAGACGAAAAATAATTTTAACTTCCCGTTAAGCGCCTTTTTATTTGCCGCGGCTAGGCTACGGGCCTCGGTTGACCGTACCCCGATCGAACTAACCT from Bradyrhizobium genosp. L includes:
- a CDS encoding DNA/RNA non-specific endonuclease — encoded protein: MVMEAVHIDQTTLGSRPGYKPNFIGSGKLSVALPKLPAALKSKVATLKGGQSELKYFNYSVVMNKERKLAFFSCVNIDGGKQQDVGKREGDSWLRDPRIDAEFQVGDEFYKKQSTFEADRSDNPFDRGHLVRRLDATWGDTVDEAKEHGDDSFHFTNCSPQFFRFNQGKQLWAGLEDYTRDVLLKDEKKGIVMNGPVFDGPDADGSDLPSPAGKPHKDPRFGGVQIPKYFWKILITEDDDNGGLKCAAFLMSQRDLIMDISRIQEKLSEADVKVFQVSIADLTKLTKLDFGNLGSADTHEATAVGPRLIETVDDIRL
- a CDS encoding AEC family transporter, with product MAVVIAALLPVFLLIVLGVILRRTLMRLDTQWHGLEQLTYYVLFPVLLVQTLVKADLTSVPIAGVGGALLLAALAMSLLCLALRPTLARAGVDGPAFTSIFQGATRWQTYVALSVSGNLYGKAGLALASVAMVAIIPMVNVFSVAVLAHYASKEKRSPGAIAMTVVKNPLIWACGIGLAINLAHLPLPKLWHDVADALGGSSLAIGLLVTGAGLRLKGMFRPSLAASVALVLKLVVMPVLTVALAVWFGVTGANLAIVTACAAVPTSPSAYVLARQMGGDAPLLAQIITLQTILAAITMPIAIAAAASY
- the ruvX gene encoding Holliday junction resolvase RuvX; this translates as MPAPILPLIEAAPLWPARGALVGLDLGTKTIGVAVSDPDRRLATGVETVKRKAFKADAARLLAIGAERNAVGFVLGLPINMDGSEGPRAQSTRAFARNLAGLTALAIALWDERLSTAAVERELIGMDVSRARRAEVIDEHAAIFILQGALDRLAKLSGDR
- a CDS encoding alpha/beta fold hydrolase, with product MERRLAAILAADVAGYSRLMGIDEEGTHAQLKGHRQALLDPKIWEHRGRIVKSTGDGVLVEFASVVDAVRCAVEVQRGMSERNARVNVDKRIEFRIGINLGDIMIEDDDIYGDGVNIAARLEGIAEPGGICISRQARDHLVERLSFTCEKMGFRNLKNIAKPVEVFSVNFSSVSLTQDINYCRAPDGVRLAYASVGQGSPLVKAANWMNHLEYDWESPIWHHLLEGLAKDHTLVRYDARGNGLSDWDVDELSLDAWVSDLETVVDAMGMERFPLLGVSQGCAISVAYAARHPERLSHLILYGGFALGGAKRSPQEHEKRKAMGTLMRLGWGTDDPAFRQMFTSQFIPEATKEQADWFNDLQRKTTSPECAARYFDAVGNLDVRELLPQLRVPTLVMHVRDDLMVPIDAGRHMAAAIPGARFVALPGRNHLFLKHEPATARFFDEINLFLTR